In a single window of the bacterium genome:
- a CDS encoding Nramp family divalent metal transporter, with the protein MKIKLKKFAAALSAVGPGLFLIGYNIGTGSVTTMAKTGAEHGMHLFWVLVLSCLFTYLLMVAYGKMTIVSGKTALYTIRSQFRHGWALSLYILIALIMGELLALIGVMGIVADLVQEGIRMAFGGWVLDTFWIILFFSVLLYLLLWFGRYQSFEKVLTGFVILMGVSFLVVFLLVKPDFASVGRGLIPSIPNQPGAFGLVAAIAGTTCSAAVFIMRSTVVAEKGWTLQDLKTEKKDSLVSASMMLFLSGVIMAVSAGTLHVMGLKLEKTVEMIALFEPLGGKLAAAILILGIVGAGLSTVFPIVLIAPWLIADYTGTPRTTHSRLARVLILLALCFAFGSVFLEQSPPALMIFSQAFQACILPAVAIPALILLSKEKLMGPNQATLGEKAGIWAVILFSLMTSYYAVIELVQTFFS; encoded by the coding sequence ATGAAAATAAAGTTAAAAAAATTCGCTGCCGCGCTTTCCGCCGTAGGACCGGGCCTGTTTCTCATCGGTTATAACATCGGAACAGGCAGTGTGACCACCATGGCTAAAACAGGCGCCGAACACGGCATGCATCTCTTCTGGGTGCTGGTGCTTTCGTGTCTTTTCACCTATCTCCTGATGGTCGCCTATGGCAAGATGACCATCGTCAGCGGCAAAACCGCGCTGTACACGATTCGTTCACAATTCAGACACGGGTGGGCGCTTTCCCTCTACATCCTGATCGCGCTGATTATGGGTGAACTCTTGGCCCTAATCGGCGTCATGGGGATTGTGGCCGACCTTGTGCAGGAGGGCATCCGCATGGCTTTTGGAGGATGGGTGCTCGACACCTTTTGGATCATCCTGTTTTTTTCCGTTCTGCTTTATCTATTGCTCTGGTTCGGCCGGTATCAATCGTTTGAAAAAGTTCTCACCGGATTCGTCATCCTGATGGGCGTTTCGTTCCTGGTGGTCTTTCTGCTGGTCAAGCCGGACTTTGCCTCTGTCGGCCGGGGGTTGATCCCGAGCATACCGAATCAACCGGGGGCCTTTGGACTGGTGGCGGCTATCGCCGGCACCACCTGTTCAGCCGCGGTGTTCATCATGCGCAGCACCGTGGTAGCGGAAAAGGGATGGACGCTGCAGGATCTTAAAACCGAAAAAAAGGATTCCCTGGTATCGGCCTCGATGATGCTCTTCCTGAGCGGCGTCATCATGGCTGTGTCCGCGGGTACGCTGCATGTCATGGGACTCAAACTGGAAAAAACCGTCGAGATGATCGCTCTGTTCGAGCCCCTTGGCGGAAAATTAGCGGCAGCGATCCTGATCCTGGGCATCGTCGGCGCCGGTCTGTCGACGGTTTTCCCCATCGTCCTGATCGCTCCCTGGCTGATCGCGGATTATACCGGCACTCCGCGCACCACGCACTCGCGATTAGCCCGGGTGCTGATTCTGCTGGCCTTGTGTTTTGCCTTCGGCTCTGTTTTCCTTGAGCAAAGCCCACCGGCCCTGATGATTTTTTCCCAGGCGTTTCAGGCCTGTATTTTGCCGGCCGTGGCCATTCCCGCCCTGATCCTGTTGAGCAAGGAAAAGCTGATGGGACCCAATCAGGCCACCCTTGGTGAAAAGGCGGGCATCTGGGCGGTTATTCTGTTTTCTCTGATGACCAGCTATTATGCAGTGATCGAACTGGTGCAGACCTTTTTTTCCTAG
- a CDS encoding sigma-54-dependent Fis family transcriptional regulator, which produces MAVHTLLIIDDEQAQRESLAGFLAKKGYQIQQAALAQEAIEIVQRMPVDLLLTDLRMPGMDGRELLQKVKGINPEVEVIVMTAFGSLESAVAAMKEGALDFLTKPIDLQQLELIVAKAIERKQLLSENARLRELVQEQQTFQGIITSSPLMQESLSIAGRAAESKATVLILGESGTGKELVAKAIHLAGPRRDKPFVAVNMAALPEQLLESEMFGHEKGAFTGAEKFRQGRFEMAHSGTLFIDEVGDIPAGLQVKLLRVLQSQSFERLGSSQPIQVDVRLIAATHRNLETLVKEGAFRQDLYYRLNVVQIRLPALRERRMDIPALANQFLKRFARLNEKPVHGFSREAMDLLLKHDYPGNVRELENMVEQAVVLCRDELITSRDLPLHALATPSATEPEAGASFQEQVAWFEKKLILEALQAAAGNQSKAAARLGMGERHLRYKLKKYGMK; this is translated from the coding sequence ATGGCCGTCCATACGCTTTTGATCATCGATGATGAACAGGCCCAGCGGGAATCGCTGGCAGGTTTTTTGGCGAAAAAAGGATATCAGATTCAACAAGCGGCCTTGGCTCAGGAGGCGATAGAGATTGTCCAGCGGATGCCGGTGGATCTGCTGCTCACCGATCTGCGCATGCCGGGCATGGACGGCCGCGAGCTGCTGCAAAAAGTCAAGGGGATCAATCCCGAGGTCGAGGTGATCGTCATGACCGCCTTTGGCAGTCTGGAAAGCGCGGTGGCAGCCATGAAAGAGGGGGCGCTGGATTTTCTGACCAAACCCATCGATCTGCAGCAGCTGGAGTTGATCGTGGCCAAGGCGATCGAAAGAAAGCAACTGCTTTCTGAAAACGCCCGTTTGCGTGAGCTGGTGCAGGAGCAGCAAACGTTCCAGGGCATCATCACCTCCAGTCCGCTCATGCAGGAGAGCCTGAGCATCGCCGGCCGTGCGGCTGAAAGCAAGGCGACCGTGCTGATTCTGGGGGAAAGCGGCACGGGCAAGGAGCTGGTGGCCAAAGCCATCCATCTGGCCGGACCGCGGCGCGACAAGCCTTTTGTGGCGGTCAATATGGCCGCTCTGCCGGAGCAGCTGCTGGAAAGCGAAATGTTCGGTCACGAGAAAGGCGCTTTTACCGGCGCGGAAAAATTCCGCCAGGGCCGGTTCGAGATGGCGCACTCCGGCACTCTGTTCATCGATGAGGTCGGCGATATACCGGCCGGGCTGCAGGTCAAACTGCTGCGCGTGCTGCAGAGCCAATCTTTTGAACGGCTGGGATCCTCTCAACCCATTCAGGTCGATGTGCGCCTGATCGCAGCCACGCACCGGAACCTGGAGACTCTGGTGAAAGAGGGCGCTTTTCGTCAGGATCTCTATTACCGGCTCAACGTCGTGCAGATACGCCTGCCGGCATTGCGTGAACGCCGTATGGATATCCCGGCGCTGGCCAACCAATTTTTAAAACGGTTCGCCCGGCTGAACGAAAAACCGGTTCACGGTTTTTCCCGCGAGGCCATGGACCTTTTGCTCAAACACGACTATCCCGGCAATGTGCGCGAGTTGGAGAACATGGTGGAGCAGGCGGTGGTGCTGTGTCGCGACGAACTCATCACCAGCCGGGACCTGCCTCTGCACGCCCTGGCGACGCCGTCCGCAACCGAACCGGAGGCAGGCGCCTCTTTTCAGGAGCAGGTCGCCTGGTTTGAAAAAAAGTTGATCCTGGAGGCTCTGCAGGCTGCGGCGGGCAATCAAAGCAAAGCCGCCGCCCGGCTGGGCATGGGCGAACGGCATCTGCGCTACAAATTAAAAAAATACGGAATGAAGTAA